The genomic interval CCCGGGGCACCGCGGCAAGCGCTTCGTCGTCGTCTACAACGTGCACGACGTGCGCGGTACCGATCGGCTCTTCGTACGCGTCGAGGTCGACGACGGCGAGAGCGTCCCTACCGCCACCGAGGTCTGGCGGGGCGCCGACTTCCTCGAGCGCGAGACGTTCGACATGCTCGGGATCGAGTTCGAAGGCCACCCGAACCTCCGCAAGCTCCTCACCCCCGAGGACCTCGACGGTCATCCGCACCGCAAGGACTTCCCGCTCGGCGAGACCCCGACGCTCTTCAACGACGGGCGCTTCCTCGACCCGGCCGCCTTCCGCGCCGGCCTCACGGGGCGGAGCCAGGGCCTCACGGGCTGGATGGGCGGCGCCAGGCGCGGCGTGACCAGCACCGAGGGCACGCTCCCCGGCGATGGGAGGGGCAAGGCGTGAGCGTCAAGACGGTCAACCCCCCGCAGGCGGAAGCCGAGCTGCCGGGCTCGTTCTCGACGCGCTACATGCGCATCAACGTCGGCCCGCAGCACCCGAGCACCCACGGCGTGCTCCGCCTGGTCGTCGACCTGGACGGCGAGCAGATCGTGTCGCTCAAGCCGCAGGTCGGCTACCTCCACACGGGCTTCGAGAAGACGATGGAGAACCGCACGTACCAGCAGTGCGTGACCTACTCCAACCGCATGGACTACCTCCACGCGTTCGCCCACGACCTGGCGTACGTGCTGGCAGTCGAGAAGCTCATGGACGCGCGCGTCCCCGTGCGCGCCCAGCGCGTCAGGGTCATCCTCACCGAGCTGAACCGCATCGCGAGCCACCTCGTCTTCTTCGGGACGGGCATGCTCGACATGGGCGCCCTCACCCCGTACTTCTACTGCATGCGCGAGCGCGAGGGCCTGATGGACATCTTCGAGGCCGTCTCGGGCGTGCGCATGAACTACGGCTACTTCCGCGTCGGCGGTCTCTACCAGGACGTCCCGGACACGTTCGAGCCGATGGTGCGGAAGTGGATCGACGCTTTCCCCAAGCACGCCGACGAGTACTACAACCTGTTCATGGCGAACAGCATCCTCAAGGCGCGCACGCAGGGGGTGGCCGTCGTCACGCGCGACATGGCGATCGACTACGCCCTGACGGGCCCGAGCGCCCGTGCGAGCGGCGTGCCCCTCGACTACCGCAAGGCGGCGCCGTACTCGGGCTACGAGGAGTACGTGTTCGACGTGCCGACGCGCGAGGAAGGCGACATCTACGCGCGCATGGCCGTGCGCTTCGAGGAGATGCTCGAGAGCTGCAAGATCGTGCGCCAGGCCCTCGACATGCTCGAGCCCGGACCCGTCAAGGACCCCGACAGGCGCATCAGCCTCCCCCCGAGGCGCGAGCTCGAGAACTCGATGGAGGCGGTCATCTTCCACTTCAAGCTCGTCACGGAAGGCTTCCACCCGCCGAAGGGCGAGGTGTACGTGCCCACGGAGAGCGCCCGCGGCGAGCTCGGCTACTACGTGATAAGCGACGGCGGCTCGATGCCCTACCGGGTCAAGGTCAAGGCGCCCAGCCTCGCCAACCTCCAGTCGCTCGAACCCTCAAGCATCGGCGGGCTCTTCGCCGACATGGTCATCAACATCGCCAGCTTCGACCCCGTGCTCGGCGACGTGGACAAGTAAGTGAGCCGATGAACGAGACCCATACTCACACCCAGACGCCATTCTTCGCCGACAAGCAGGAGAAGCTCGCCGAGATCCTCTCGCGCTACCCGGCCGATGGGCGCCGCAGCGCCCTCATGCCCCTCCTCTGGGAAGTCCAGCGCGAGGAGCGCTACGTGAGCGAGGAGCGCATGCGCGAGCTCGCAGAGATCGTCGGCACGACGGCCACGGAAGTCAAGGGCGTCATGTCGTTCTACTCCACCTATCACGACCAGCCCGTCGGCACGTTCCACATCCAGGTCTGCTCCACGCTCTCGTGCGCCCTGGCGGGCTCCGACGAGCTGTTCGACTTCCTCTCGAACGAGCTCGGCATCGTCAACGGCGAGACCACGGCGGACGGCAGGTTCAGCCTGCAGAAGGTCGAATGCGTCGGCTCCTGCGGCACCGCGCCCGTCGTGCAGGTGAACGACACCTACTTCGAACGCGTCGGCCGCGGGCGCTGCCGGCGCCTCGTCGACGCGCTCAGGCAGGGTGAGATGCCGCCCGTGTGGCGCGAGCGCGGCGGCGACACGGTCGGTGCCGCCAAGGCCGAGCCGCTCCAGAAGCCGACCGACGTAAGGGAGGGGTGACGTGAGCGACCAAGCCGCCACCGCGGCGAAGCCGGCCCCCATCCTTAGCCGGCACGACCCGCGTTACGAGGTCACCATGTACCGCTACGTCGGCGTGGAGGGGGCGCACACGCTCGACTTCTACCGCTCCCACGGCGGTTACGAGGCGGCCAAGAAGGCTCTGACGGGCATGACGCCCGCCCAGGTCATCGACGAGGTCAAGGCGTCCGGGCTCCGCGGCCGCGGCGGCGCCGGCTTCCCGACGGGCGTCAAGTGGTCGTTCATGGCCCCGCCCGACGGCAAGCCGCGCTACCTCGTGTGCAACGCCGACGAATCGGAGCCCGGCTCCTTCAAGGACCGCTACATCCTCGAGGACGACCCGCACCAGCTCGTCGAGGGCATGATCATCGGCGCCTACGCCATGCAGATGACCTTCGGCTTCCTCTACGTGCGCGGTGAGTACTACCTGGGTACGACGCGCATGGAGGCCGCGATCGCGGAGGCGCGCGCGGCCGGCCTGCTCGGCGAGAACATCCTCGGCACGAACTTCTCCTTCGACATCACGGTCCACCGGGGCGCCGGCGCCTACATCTGCGGCGAGGAGACGGCCCTCATGAACTCGCTCGAGGGCCTGCGCGCCAACCCGCGCCTCAAGCCGCCCTTCCCGGCCGCGGCCGGCATGTACGGGCGGCCGACCACCATCAACAACGTCACGAGCCTCACGAGCGCCGTGCACATCATCGACAAGGGCGCCGCCTGGTTCGCTGGGATGGGCACGGACGACAGCAAGGGCACGAAGCTCTACCAGATCTCCGGGCCCGTCAAGCGCACGGGCGTCTACGAGATGCCCATGGGGGCCACGTTCCGCGAGCTGATCTACGACTTCGCGGGCGGGCCGACCATGGAGCCGAAGGCGTTCATCCCCGGTGGCTCGTCCACCCCCATGTTCCCGTGGGAGGACCGCTTCCTCGACATGCCGATGGACTACGGCACGCTGGCCAAGAACGGCTCGATGCTCGGCACGGGCGGCGTGATCGTCATCCCGCGCGACAAGTGCATCGTCGACGCCCTTTACAACCTCGTGCGCTTCTACGCCCACGAGTCGTGCGGCAAGTGCACCCCGTGCCGCGAGGGCGTCGGTCATTGGCTGCCGCGCATGTACCAGAAGCTCGTGTCCGGCCTCGGTCAGCCCGAGGACATCGCCCTCCTCGAGAGCGTCGCGAGCAACATCAAAAGCAACGCGTTCTGCCCGCTGGCCGACGCGTGCATCGGCCCCGTGCAGGCGAGCCTCAAGTGGTTCAGGGACGAGTACGAGTACCTCGCGGCGAACGGCAAGTCGAAGTACCCCAAGAACGACTGGTGGCAGGCATGAAGGTACGTGTCAACGACGTCGAACTGGATCTCGCGCCCGGCACCAGCGCCATCGATGCGGTGTTCGCCGCCGGGGGCGACGTGCCGTACTTCTGCAGCCAGGAGTACATGTCGCCCATCGGAGCGTGCCGCATGTGCCTCGCGCAGGTCGGCGCGCCGCGCAAGGAGCGTGACGGCTCCTGGGTGATGGACGAGGCGACGGGCCAACCGAAGATCTTCTGGTTCCCGAACCTCATGGCGACGTGCACGACGCAGGTGATGGAGGGCATGGTCATCGACACCCTGTCGGAGCGCGTGAAGACCGCTCAGAACGGCATGGTCGAGTTCACCCTCATCAACCACCCGCTCGACTGCCCCGTCTGCGACAAGGGCGGCGCCTGCGAGCT from Trueperaceae bacterium carries:
- a CDS encoding NADH-quinone oxidoreductase subunit C; its protein translation is MSDALLADSVPLGANRNAALVALAELGGVVREDKEMVNVTVPKARIVEALRACRAAGLEMLTDVFGIDYLTYPGHRGKRFVVVYNVHDVRGTDRLFVRVEVDDGESVPTATEVWRGADFLERETFDMLGIEFEGHPNLRKLLTPEDLDGHPHRKDFPLGETPTLFNDGRFLDPAAFRAGLTGRSQGLTGWMGGARRGVTSTEGTLPGDGRGKA
- the nuoD gene encoding NADH dehydrogenase (quinone) subunit D, giving the protein MSVKTVNPPQAEAELPGSFSTRYMRINVGPQHPSTHGVLRLVVDLDGEQIVSLKPQVGYLHTGFEKTMENRTYQQCVTYSNRMDYLHAFAHDLAYVLAVEKLMDARVPVRAQRVRVILTELNRIASHLVFFGTGMLDMGALTPYFYCMREREGLMDIFEAVSGVRMNYGYFRVGGLYQDVPDTFEPMVRKWIDAFPKHADEYYNLFMANSILKARTQGVAVVTRDMAIDYALTGPSARASGVPLDYRKAAPYSGYEEYVFDVPTREEGDIYARMAVRFEEMLESCKIVRQALDMLEPGPVKDPDRRISLPPRRELENSMEAVIFHFKLVTEGFHPPKGEVYVPTESARGELGYYVISDGGSMPYRVKVKAPSLANLQSLEPSSIGGLFADMVINIASFDPVLGDVDK
- the nuoE gene encoding NADH-quinone oxidoreductase subunit NuoE; protein product: MNETHTHTQTPFFADKQEKLAEILSRYPADGRRSALMPLLWEVQREERYVSEERMRELAEIVGTTATEVKGVMSFYSTYHDQPVGTFHIQVCSTLSCALAGSDELFDFLSNELGIVNGETTADGRFSLQKVECVGSCGTAPVVQVNDTYFERVGRGRCRRLVDALRQGEMPPVWRERGGDTVGAAKAEPLQKPTDVREG
- the nuoF gene encoding NADH-quinone oxidoreductase subunit NuoF, yielding MSDQAATAAKPAPILSRHDPRYEVTMYRYVGVEGAHTLDFYRSHGGYEAAKKALTGMTPAQVIDEVKASGLRGRGGAGFPTGVKWSFMAPPDGKPRYLVCNADESEPGSFKDRYILEDDPHQLVEGMIIGAYAMQMTFGFLYVRGEYYLGTTRMEAAIAEARAAGLLGENILGTNFSFDITVHRGAGAYICGEETALMNSLEGLRANPRLKPPFPAAAGMYGRPTTINNVTSLTSAVHIIDKGAAWFAGMGTDDSKGTKLYQISGPVKRTGVYEMPMGATFRELIYDFAGGPTMEPKAFIPGGSSTPMFPWEDRFLDMPMDYGTLAKNGSMLGTGGVIVIPRDKCIVDALYNLVRFYAHESCGKCTPCREGVGHWLPRMYQKLVSGLGQPEDIALLESVASNIKSNAFCPLADACIGPVQASLKWFRDEYEYLAANGKSKYPKNDWWQA